A section of the Akkermansia muciniphila genome encodes:
- a CDS encoding transglycosylase domain-containing protein, which translates to MENRRKRWYDLFGLLPRNLGRMLLWLGLIPIAFIIVLLVYAWRADQYELDEVLAPLENCAAYDRNGQWIGTLTDHDRVYVARNELPDNLVNAFIAREDEAFFDHGGIVYSSIIRSICRNLTTLSYAQGASTITMQLARNCYELGGKTLDRKVLEMAVARRIEGKYSKDEILTAYLNRIYFGQQCYGIAQAADLYFGKKVADLTLEECATLAGLVRGPSIYNPVYSPEAAVKVRNATLERMLECNFITQEQLWQASREPMTVAGEKEARPGSYPILVISRELGDMDCCDEQEGTSSIFVMTTLDLEFQRMVEEISEPQLTALEHSPVWSGLPRRVDNQLKNCVQAAVLCVDSRKGDLLAVTGGRSALDGVDRWQTMVMPGDLFTPIVNVCAVDQRRTVIRSSPEVTGRGVGFNTVIETAQKAGYKGDLPRSPELYAGRFRAPLAQAVNALYLIGNDGRNVQISSVRQVGTTKKNLVMVNAPSPEESRREILPRESAHLVAALPPFRYDERSRKTFVNVRLPENTGNFSAVMGRYFTVFVWVGFDSPEEAVYKKKGVAAALAKTSAALAGEVYDRAEESRRKAARERKEKEAPAEQDS; encoded by the coding sequence ATGGAGAACAGGCGCAAAAGATGGTATGATCTGTTCGGATTGCTTCCCCGCAATCTGGGCCGCATGCTGCTGTGGCTGGGGCTCATTCCCATTGCCTTCATCATTGTCCTGCTCGTGTACGCCTGGAGGGCGGACCAGTATGAACTGGACGAAGTGCTGGCCCCGCTGGAAAACTGCGCCGCGTATGACCGCAACGGCCAGTGGATAGGCACCCTGACGGACCATGACCGGGTGTACGTGGCCCGCAATGAACTGCCGGACAATCTGGTGAACGCCTTCATTGCGCGTGAGGACGAAGCCTTTTTTGATCACGGCGGCATCGTGTATTCCTCCATTATCCGCTCCATCTGCCGGAACCTCACCACGCTGTCTTATGCCCAGGGGGCGTCCACCATCACGATGCAGTTGGCGAGGAACTGCTATGAACTGGGGGGAAAGACCCTGGACCGCAAAGTTCTGGAAATGGCCGTGGCGCGCCGCATTGAGGGAAAGTACTCCAAGGATGAAATTCTAACGGCTTACCTGAACCGCATCTACTTCGGCCAGCAATGCTACGGCATTGCCCAGGCGGCGGACCTGTACTTCGGCAAAAAAGTGGCGGATCTCACGCTGGAGGAATGCGCCACGCTGGCCGGCCTGGTGCGCGGGCCGTCCATCTACAACCCCGTTTACAGTCCGGAGGCGGCCGTCAAGGTGCGCAACGCCACGCTGGAAAGGATGCTGGAATGCAATTTCATCACCCAGGAGCAATTATGGCAGGCATCCCGTGAGCCGATGACGGTAGCGGGAGAGAAGGAGGCCCGGCCCGGCTCGTACCCCATCCTGGTCATTTCCCGTGAACTGGGGGACATGGACTGCTGCGACGAGCAGGAGGGGACCTCCAGCATTTTTGTGATGACCACGCTGGATCTGGAATTTCAGCGCATGGTGGAGGAAATAAGCGAGCCCCAGCTGACCGCGCTGGAACATTCCCCCGTGTGGTCAGGACTGCCCAGGAGGGTGGATAACCAGCTGAAGAATTGCGTGCAGGCGGCCGTGCTGTGCGTGGACTCCCGCAAGGGGGACCTGCTGGCCGTGACGGGCGGACGCTCCGCCCTGGACGGCGTGGACCGGTGGCAGACCATGGTGATGCCCGGAGACCTCTTTACCCCCATTGTCAACGTATGCGCCGTGGACCAGCGCAGAACCGTCATCCGCAGCAGTCCGGAAGTCACCGGGCGCGGGGTAGGGTTCAATACGGTGATAGAAACGGCGCAGAAAGCCGGCTACAAGGGAGACCTCCCCCGTTCCCCTGAGCTGTATGCCGGGAGGTTCCGGGCTCCTCTGGCGCAAGCCGTCAATGCGCTGTATTTGATCGGCAACGACGGGCGCAACGTGCAGATATCCTCCGTCCGGCAGGTAGGCACCACCAAGAAGAACCTGGTCATGGTGAATGCGCCCTCTCCGGAGGAAAGCCGCCGTGAAATCCTGCCGCGTGAATCCGCCCATCTGGTGGCCGCGCTGCCCCCCTTCCGTTATGACGAGCGCTCCAGGAAGACGTTCGTCAATGTCAGGCTGCCGGAGAACACGGGGAATTTCTCCGCCGTCATGGGGCGTTATTTCACGGTGTTCGTCTGGGTGGGCTTTGACTCCCCGGAGGAGGCCGTTTATAAAAAGAAGGGGGTGGCGGCTGCTCTGGCAAAAACCTCCGCCGCGCTGGCCGGGGAAGTGTATGACCGGGCGGAGGAAAGCCGGAGGAAAGCAGCCCGGGAACGGAAGGAAAAGGAAGCCCCCGCAGAACAGGATTCCTGA
- the ispF gene encoding 2-C-methyl-D-erythritol 2,4-cyclodiphosphate synthase produces MKDMIALTGLGYDIHRFAEAPRPLMLGGVHIPSARGLDGHSDADVLCHAIADALLGAAGLPDIGYWFPPGDPSCKDISSLEIVAKAVSLIRERGGRVVNVDSSLIAEAPRISPYLEQMKGALGSALGISPARVGVKATTNEQLGALGRREGIAAFAVAAILMPEDLPTP; encoded by the coding sequence ATGAAAGACATGATTGCCCTTACCGGGCTGGGATATGATATCCACCGTTTTGCGGAAGCCCCGCGGCCCCTCATGCTGGGGGGCGTGCACATTCCTTCCGCCCGCGGGCTGGACGGCCATTCCGATGCGGACGTCCTGTGCCATGCCATTGCGGATGCACTGCTCGGTGCGGCCGGATTACCGGACATCGGCTACTGGTTTCCGCCGGGAGACCCCTCCTGCAAGGATATTTCTTCCCTGGAGATCGTGGCGAAGGCCGTTTCCCTGATCCGGGAACGCGGCGGCCGCGTGGTGAATGTGGACTCTTCCCTGATTGCGGAAGCCCCGCGCATCTCCCCCTATCTGGAACAGATGAAGGGAGCCCTGGGAAGCGCGCTGGGCATCTCCCCGGCGCGCGTGGGAGTGAAAGCCACCACCAATGAACAGCTCGGCGCCCTGGGGCGCCGGGAAGGCATCGCCGCCTTTGCCGTGGCGGCTATTTTGATGCCGGAAGATTTACCCACGCCATAA
- a CDS encoding D-hexose-6-phosphate mutarotase, with translation MITPRATDQGITFLDVETPLCTASLCLQGAHLTSWKPEGQEECLFLSPNAVFAPGKAIRGGIPVCWPWFGPRKNAPSHGVARISEWRLHHQETDKQGNVLLSLAFYPEDEAYPAAILRLTLGRTLVMKLETTARMQPCKLTEAFHNYFAVGNLTKCRVHGLDGIPFREEAAQPMKHGERPLAPLGCLDRVYDCPSCSGKTVLEDLVLNRTITVERNHASSVIVWNPGQQGANNMADLGAASWNKFLCVEVGNAGTRSIPLASGQTHTMCQKITVGPLK, from the coding sequence ATGATCACTCCGCGTGCAACAGACCAGGGAATCACTTTTCTGGACGTGGAAACACCGCTCTGTACAGCCTCCCTGTGCCTGCAGGGGGCGCACCTCACGTCCTGGAAGCCGGAGGGACAGGAGGAATGCCTCTTCCTTTCCCCCAATGCGGTCTTTGCTCCCGGCAAGGCCATCCGCGGCGGGATTCCCGTCTGCTGGCCGTGGTTCGGGCCGCGGAAAAACGCACCGTCCCACGGCGTGGCGCGCATCTCTGAATGGCGCCTCCACCACCAGGAGACGGACAAGCAGGGGAACGTTCTGCTTTCCCTGGCCTTCTATCCGGAAGACGAGGCCTACCCCGCCGCCATCCTGCGCCTGACGCTGGGCCGCACGCTGGTCATGAAGCTGGAAACCACCGCCCGCATGCAGCCCTGCAAGCTCACGGAAGCCTTCCACAACTACTTTGCCGTGGGCAACCTGACCAAATGCCGCGTTCACGGGCTGGACGGCATCCCGTTCCGGGAAGAAGCGGCCCAGCCCATGAAGCATGGAGAACGCCCTCTGGCTCCCCTGGGGTGCCTGGACCGCGTCTACGACTGCCCCTCCTGTTCGGGAAAAACAGTGCTGGAGGACCTCGTGCTGAACCGCACTATCACCGTGGAACGGAACCACGCCTCCTCCGTCATCGTCTGGAACCCGGGGCAGCAGGGCGCTAACAACATGGCGGACCTGGGCGCGGCATCCTGGAACAAATTCCTGTGCGTTGAAGTGGGGAATGCCGGCACGCGCAGCATCCCCCTCGCCTCCGGGCAGACCCATACCATGTGCCAGAAAATCACGGTGGGTCCTTTGAAATAA
- a CDS encoding glutamine synthetase III, protein MHTNPPSDVGDAATFIAEIYGQDVFNMETMRDYLPRPVYKKLLATIRKDEKLDPDIANEVAQAMMTWALEKGASHYTHWFQPLNGSTAEKHDSFVDVDPEGNLELKFSGKSLVQGEPDASSFPSGGLRATFEARGYTAWDPTSPAFIKRTENGATLCIPTAFCSYKGQALDKKTPLLRSMTAVTRQARRLLACFGGPENIHVSADLGAEQEYFLVDKQLYALRPDLMMCGRTLFGNVPPKHQQMEDHYFGSIKDRVLEFMVDVDEALWKLGIPAKTRHNEVAPGQFEIAPIFESQNLAVDHNMLVMEVLRKTANKHDMVCLLHEKPFSGMNGSGKHNNWSLSAPGYGSLLNPGSSPQENAIFLTLLCATIKAVDEHADLLRASVAKSGNEHRLGAHEAPPAIISIFLGDLLDEIIEQIEKGGTKKARTLKTINIGVDTLPMFPLDASDRNRTSPFAFTGNKFEFRAVGSSQTCAWPMTVLNTIVAESLDEICTLLEPVKDKPEEFHATLNKHLQGIIKKHKRILFSGDGYGEAWIEEAERRKLPNVPGTIEALDALETPKAKALFEKYKVVSPVELHARHEIQTEIFYKEISIEAETALLMVETLYIPAVTEQLTQLTTAIAQMKAAGIKAGMKSTVDRANQIGTLLDLLPTQVKELRQAVDRASTKEIQSGMDNLRSTIDMLEGLTDADLWPVPTYAELLFL, encoded by the coding sequence ATGCATACAAACCCACCTTCCGATGTTGGCGACGCCGCAACTTTTATTGCGGAAATTTACGGTCAGGATGTCTTCAATATGGAGACCATGCGCGATTACCTGCCGCGTCCCGTTTACAAAAAACTGCTGGCGACCATCCGCAAGGACGAGAAGCTGGACCCGGACATTGCCAATGAAGTGGCCCAGGCCATGATGACGTGGGCCCTGGAAAAGGGCGCCAGCCATTACACCCACTGGTTCCAGCCTCTGAACGGAAGCACGGCGGAAAAGCATGACTCCTTCGTGGACGTGGACCCGGAAGGAAACCTGGAACTCAAGTTCTCCGGAAAGAGCCTGGTGCAGGGAGAGCCGGACGCCTCCAGCTTCCCCTCAGGCGGTCTCCGCGCCACCTTTGAAGCGCGCGGCTACACTGCCTGGGACCCCACCAGCCCCGCCTTCATCAAGCGCACGGAAAACGGAGCCACCCTCTGCATCCCCACCGCCTTCTGCTCCTACAAGGGGCAGGCGCTGGACAAAAAAACCCCCCTTCTGCGGTCCATGACCGCCGTCACCCGCCAGGCCAGGCGGCTGCTCGCCTGCTTTGGCGGGCCGGAAAACATCCACGTCAGCGCGGATCTGGGCGCGGAACAGGAATACTTCCTGGTGGACAAGCAGCTTTATGCCCTGCGGCCGGACCTGATGATGTGCGGCCGCACCCTCTTCGGCAACGTCCCCCCCAAGCACCAGCAGATGGAAGACCACTACTTCGGCTCCATCAAGGACCGCGTGCTGGAATTCATGGTGGACGTGGACGAAGCCCTCTGGAAGCTCGGCATTCCGGCCAAAACGCGCCACAATGAAGTGGCGCCGGGCCAGTTTGAAATCGCGCCCATCTTTGAAAGCCAGAACCTGGCCGTGGACCACAACATGTTGGTCATGGAAGTGCTCCGGAAAACCGCCAACAAGCATGACATGGTCTGCCTGCTGCATGAAAAGCCCTTCTCCGGCATGAACGGCTCCGGCAAGCATAACAACTGGTCCCTTTCCGCGCCCGGTTACGGCAGCCTGCTGAACCCCGGCTCCAGCCCGCAGGAAAATGCCATCTTCCTCACCCTGCTCTGCGCCACGATCAAGGCCGTGGACGAACATGCGGACCTGCTGCGCGCCTCCGTCGCCAAATCCGGCAACGAGCACCGCCTGGGCGCCCATGAAGCGCCTCCCGCCATCATCTCCATTTTCCTGGGAGACCTGCTGGATGAAATCATTGAGCAGATTGAAAAGGGCGGCACCAAAAAGGCACGCACCCTGAAGACCATCAACATTGGCGTGGACACCCTGCCTATGTTCCCGCTGGACGCCTCCGACCGCAACCGTACGAGCCCCTTCGCCTTCACGGGCAATAAATTCGAGTTCCGCGCCGTAGGCTCCTCCCAGACCTGCGCCTGGCCCATGACGGTGCTCAACACCATCGTGGCGGAAAGCCTGGATGAAATCTGCACCCTTCTGGAACCCGTGAAGGACAAACCGGAGGAATTCCACGCCACGCTGAACAAGCACCTCCAGGGCATTATCAAGAAGCACAAGCGCATCCTCTTCAGCGGGGACGGCTACGGCGAAGCCTGGATTGAAGAAGCGGAACGCCGCAAGCTCCCCAACGTTCCCGGCACCATCGAAGCCCTGGACGCCCTGGAAACGCCCAAGGCCAAGGCCCTCTTTGAAAAATACAAGGTGGTCAGCCCCGTGGAGCTCCACGCCCGCCATGAAATCCAGACGGAAATATTCTACAAGGAAATTAGCATTGAAGCGGAAACCGCCCTGCTGATGGTGGAAACCCTGTACATTCCCGCCGTGACGGAGCAGCTCACGCAGCTCACCACCGCCATCGCCCAGATGAAAGCCGCCGGAATCAAGGCAGGCATGAAATCCACTGTGGACCGCGCCAACCAGATCGGCACGCTGCTGGACCTCCTCCCCACCCAGGTGAAGGAACTCCGCCAGGCCGTAGACCGCGCCAGCACGAAGGAAATCCAGTCCGGCATGGACAATCTGAGAAGCACCATTGACATGCTGGAGGGCCTGACAGACGCAGACCTGTGGCCCGTCCCCACGTATGCGGAACTGCTCTTTCTGTAA
- the rnpA gene encoding ribonuclease P protein component, producing the protein MTRAFQFARVRNEGPSVAGRLIVLSAAPLEHPEAPSKFGIICTKKIGCAVVRNKLRRRVREILREHGAPFENGVHLVCVLRWRAVEASYADLERDWQKAARKLKLQLLSREKDNA; encoded by the coding sequence ATGACCAGGGCATTTCAATTTGCCCGGGTACGCAACGAGGGACCATCCGTAGCAGGTCGGCTTATTGTTTTAAGTGCAGCCCCGCTGGAACATCCGGAGGCCCCCTCCAAATTCGGCATCATCTGCACCAAGAAAATCGGCTGCGCCGTCGTCCGCAACAAACTGCGGCGGCGCGTGCGGGAAATCCTGAGGGAGCACGGCGCCCCCTTTGAAAACGGCGTGCACCTGGTGTGCGTCCTCCGCTGGCGGGCCGTGGAAGCCAGCTATGCCGACCTGGAGCGGGACTGGCAAAAAGCCGCCCGCAAACTCAAGCTGCAACTTCTTTCCCGGGAAAAAGACAACGCATGA
- a CDS encoding inositol monophosphatase family protein, whose amino-acid sequence MNHSPEMTTAILAAKSAGAFLKKHFYDSKKVDEASQNDIKLELDKLSQKLITEEILSVFPTHAVLGEEGYTGDRNSEYEWIVDPIDGTVNYFYTIPWFCVSIALRRRGEVVLGVIYDPMMDECWHVEKGGIPYMNDQPMHCSRRERMAEAVVFVGHGKTDGSKEKGIERFAKIAWQVRKVRNNGSAALALAYIACGRFDAYVESVISIWDIAAGVLLVEAAGGKVILEPKEDNPEQFAIIAWNGRIPIEKALDE is encoded by the coding sequence ATGAACCACTCACCTGAAATGACCACGGCCATTCTGGCCGCCAAATCCGCCGGAGCCTTCCTGAAAAAGCATTTTTATGACAGCAAGAAAGTGGATGAAGCCAGCCAGAACGATATTAAGCTGGAGCTGGACAAGCTTTCCCAGAAATTGATTACGGAGGAAATTCTCTCCGTGTTCCCCACCCATGCCGTTCTGGGCGAGGAAGGGTATACCGGAGACCGCAACAGTGAATATGAATGGATTGTGGACCCCATTGACGGGACGGTGAATTACTTTTACACCATTCCCTGGTTTTGCGTCTCCATCGCCCTGCGCCGCCGCGGGGAAGTGGTGCTTGGCGTGATTTACGATCCCATGATGGACGAATGCTGGCATGTGGAAAAGGGAGGAATTCCGTACATGAATGACCAGCCCATGCATTGCAGCCGCCGGGAGCGCATGGCGGAGGCCGTGGTGTTCGTGGGCCACGGCAAGACGGACGGCTCCAAGGAAAAGGGGATTGAACGCTTCGCCAAAATCGCCTGGCAGGTGCGCAAGGTGCGCAACAACGGCTCCGCTGCGCTGGCCCTGGCCTACATCGCCTGCGGCAGGTTTGACGCCTATGTGGAGAGCGTCATTTCCATCTGGGACATCGCCGCCGGCGTTCTGCTGGTGGAGGCCGCCGGAGGGAAGGTGATTCTGGAACCCAAGGAGGATAACCCGGAACAGTTTGCCATTATCGCCTGGAATGGCCGCATCCCGATTGAGAAGGCGCTGGACGAATAA
- the yidC gene encoding membrane protein insertase YidC, translated as MDRTAWIIIGVCAALLGLNIYMGNNKKEEPVPAAPVPAQQTAAAPAVVPAPGAETPAAPATPEQTSVTKALEEDKSNPITLTATQETDGKQEPFITYTFNRIGGSIGAVTLHNDIVDSQKVADHNITINEAQQRGIGELVFNMDATQDPSYDNTVYREVKRTADSVTLEGYDAARQLFISKTYTLHPVKNLEGNVLPGSKYLIRLTVSLLNKSSNVQDLRYMGIFGGSAYPIAKSEPKDTYTHFFYHADGSLEQEVPSYFTGGIFSTAKARVLEGPLQDLTYAGVMSQYYATILLPQDKSNGSTVYATRQEFPLAHENNTLVPGVTVAMGIPNLTMAPNEIKTLTYDIYTGPKFNAYLRDLNLTYPAISDIMAYGWLVFLSVPMNWLLNLFHGWFGNWGVAIICMTIVVRALIWPLHKKSYMAMKRMSLVQPEMAKLKEKYPDEPQKVNMEMMKLYQKYGINPASGCVPMLIQIPIFFAFYRVLQYSAELRGQPFCLWMTDLSLPDTVGHLFGIPINILPLIMAVTMIIQMRMTPQAGERSQRIIMNLMPVMFFLFCYNFASALALYWTTQNLISIGQTALIRRLPMPVLTAAKKKKPGFFQRMMDQQRVALEEQQRKGKGHNMRNITPKKK; from the coding sequence ATGGATCGCACAGCATGGATCATCATAGGCGTTTGCGCCGCCCTTCTGGGCCTGAACATTTACATGGGCAACAATAAAAAGGAAGAGCCCGTCCCGGCAGCCCCCGTCCCCGCCCAGCAAACAGCTGCCGCTCCCGCCGTAGTTCCGGCGCCCGGCGCTGAAACGCCCGCAGCACCCGCCACGCCGGAACAGACTTCCGTTACCAAGGCTCTGGAAGAAGACAAAAGCAATCCGATCACGCTGACGGCAACGCAGGAAACGGACGGCAAGCAGGAGCCATTCATCACATACACCTTCAACCGCATAGGCGGCTCCATCGGCGCCGTCACCCTCCACAACGACATTGTGGACTCCCAGAAGGTCGCGGACCACAACATCACGATCAACGAAGCCCAGCAGAGGGGAATAGGCGAACTCGTCTTCAACATGGACGCCACGCAGGACCCCTCCTATGACAACACGGTATACCGGGAAGTCAAGCGCACGGCAGACTCCGTTACTCTGGAAGGCTATGACGCCGCACGGCAGCTTTTCATCTCCAAGACCTATACCCTGCACCCCGTCAAAAATCTGGAAGGAAACGTACTGCCCGGCAGCAAGTACCTTATCCGCCTGACCGTCTCCCTGCTCAACAAATCCTCCAATGTCCAGGACCTGCGCTACATGGGCATCTTCGGCGGCAGCGCCTACCCCATCGCCAAAAGCGAACCCAAGGACACCTACACCCACTTCTTTTACCATGCGGACGGCTCCCTGGAGCAGGAAGTGCCCTCCTACTTCACGGGCGGCATTTTCAGCACCGCGAAGGCCCGCGTTCTGGAAGGCCCCCTTCAGGACCTGACCTATGCCGGCGTGATGAGCCAGTATTACGCCACCATCCTTCTTCCCCAGGACAAGTCCAACGGCTCCACCGTGTACGCCACCCGCCAGGAATTCCCGCTGGCTCATGAAAACAACACGCTGGTGCCCGGCGTCACCGTAGCCATGGGCATTCCCAACCTGACGATGGCGCCCAACGAGATCAAGACGCTCACGTACGACATTTACACGGGCCCCAAGTTCAACGCCTACCTGCGCGACCTGAACCTCACCTACCCCGCCATCAGCGACATCATGGCATACGGCTGGCTCGTCTTCCTGAGCGTGCCCATGAACTGGCTGCTCAACCTCTTCCACGGATGGTTCGGCAACTGGGGCGTGGCCATCATCTGCATGACCATCGTCGTCCGCGCCCTCATCTGGCCGCTGCACAAGAAGTCCTACATGGCCATGAAGCGCATGTCCCTGGTTCAGCCGGAAATGGCCAAGCTCAAGGAAAAATATCCGGACGAACCCCAGAAGGTGAACATGGAAATGATGAAGCTGTACCAGAAGTACGGCATCAACCCGGCCAGCGGCTGCGTGCCCATGCTCATCCAGATACCCATCTTCTTCGCCTTCTACCGCGTCCTCCAGTACTCCGCGGAACTGAGGGGCCAGCCCTTCTGCCTGTGGATGACGGACCTGTCCCTGCCTGACACCGTAGGCCACCTGTTCGGCATTCCGATCAACATCCTGCCCCTCATCATGGCGGTGACCATGATCATCCAGATGCGGATGACTCCGCAGGCGGGAGAACGCTCCCAGCGCATCATCATGAACCTGATGCCCGTCATGTTCTTCCTGTTCTGTTATAACTTCGCTTCCGCCCTGGCCCTGTACTGGACCACGCAGAACCTTATATCCATCGGCCAGACGGCCCTGATCCGCCGCCTTCCCATGCCCGTGCTCACCGCCGCCAAAAAGAAGAAGCCCGGCTTCTTCCAGCGGATGATGGACCAGCAGCGCGTGGCCCTGGAGGAACAGCAGCGCAAGGGCAAGGGCCACAACATGCGCAACATTACTCCTAAAAAGAAATAA
- the pdxH gene encoding pyridoxamine 5'-phosphate oxidase, whose translation MDLSNFREEYLKGQLHRKDLAENPFEQFQTWFEQALKAGIPEPNAFSLATVNAQGRPSLRTVLLKYFDQTGFVFFTNYGSHKAHDIEENPQVCMMLPWVMLERQVIIYGKAVKVSRAESLKYFLTRPKESQLGAWVSQQSSVISGRKLLEMKLMELKNKFSKGEIPLPSFWGGYRIIPDTFEFWQGGPGRVHDRFMYKLQENGSWTIERLQP comes from the coding sequence ATGGACCTGTCCAATTTCAGAGAAGAATACCTCAAGGGCCAGCTGCACAGAAAAGACCTGGCGGAGAACCCCTTTGAACAATTTCAAACCTGGTTTGAGCAGGCCCTGAAAGCGGGTATTCCGGAACCGAACGCCTTCTCCCTGGCTACGGTGAACGCGCAGGGGAGGCCGTCCCTGCGCACGGTGCTGCTCAAGTACTTTGACCAGACGGGCTTTGTCTTTTTCACCAACTACGGCAGCCACAAGGCCCATGACATTGAGGAAAATCCGCAGGTCTGCATGATGCTGCCCTGGGTGATGCTGGAACGCCAGGTCATCATTTACGGAAAAGCCGTCAAGGTCTCCCGTGCGGAATCCCTGAAATACTTCCTCACCCGTCCCAAGGAATCCCAGCTCGGCGCGTGGGTCTCCCAGCAAAGCTCCGTCATTTCCGGAAGAAAACTGCTGGAAATGAAGCTGATGGAGTTGAAAAACAAGTTCTCCAAGGGGGAAATTCCCCTGCCTTCCTTCTGGGGCGGCTACCGGATTATTCCGGACACCTTTGAATTCTGGCAGGGCGGCCCCGGCCGCGTTCACGACCGCTTCATGTACAAGCTTCAGGAAAACGGTTCCTGGACGATCGAACGCCTCCAGCCATGA
- the yidD gene encoding membrane protein insertion efficiency factor YidD, with protein sequence MMKWLLIALVQGYQTFISAPLHALGGPGSGCRYTPTCSQYFIQAVRLHGAWRGLLLGTWRILRCNPWGGSGYDPVPPARTPR encoded by the coding sequence ATGATGAAATGGCTGCTCATTGCCCTGGTACAGGGCTATCAAACCTTCATCAGCGCTCCCCTGCATGCACTGGGGGGCCCCGGCAGCGGCTGCCGCTATACTCCCACCTGCTCCCAATACTTTATTCAGGCCGTCCGGCTCCACGGGGCATGGCGCGGCCTTCTTCTTGGAACATGGCGCATTTTAAGATGCAACCCGTGGGGCGGTTCAGGGTATGATCCCGTCCCTCCGGCCCGCACGCCGCGTTAA
- the nadC gene encoding carboxylating nicotinate-nucleotide diphosphorylase: protein MPAEPVSDNLETLINLALAEDFGSGDVTSTYFVPEHLTARAILTPRKKGVLSGVNVAAEVFRKVDPSLKVEVYLHDGEAVAPGAVVMLIEGSARSILGAERTALNFIQRLSGVATLTRKYVKAVSHTSARILDTRKTTPGYRLLEKAAVAHGGGTNHRMGLYDRAMVKDNHLMTDGNTEHLQQCINTLRAEKPGVEIQLEADTLEQVESFLKLEGVDHILLDNMAPEMLKQAVALRGDRATPLLEASGGVNLETVAAIAESGVDFVSVGYVTHSAPSLDLGLDFSVE from the coding sequence ATGCCCGCAGAACCCGTATCCGACAATCTGGAAACCCTGATCAACCTGGCGCTGGCCGAAGACTTCGGCTCCGGGGATGTGACCTCCACGTACTTCGTCCCGGAACACCTGACCGCCAGAGCCATTTTGACACCCCGTAAAAAAGGCGTTCTTTCCGGCGTCAACGTGGCGGCGGAAGTCTTCCGCAAGGTGGACCCCTCCCTGAAGGTGGAAGTGTACCTGCACGACGGGGAAGCCGTGGCGCCCGGCGCCGTGGTGATGCTCATTGAAGGCTCCGCCCGCTCCATCCTGGGAGCGGAACGCACCGCGCTCAATTTCATCCAGCGCCTTTCCGGCGTGGCCACGCTCACCCGTAAATACGTGAAGGCCGTCTCCCACACCAGCGCCCGCATCCTGGACACCCGCAAGACCACTCCCGGCTACCGCCTGCTGGAGAAAGCCGCCGTGGCCCACGGCGGAGGCACCAACCACCGCATGGGCCTGTATGACCGCGCCATGGTGAAGGATAACCACCTGATGACGGACGGCAACACGGAACACCTCCAGCAGTGCATTAACACGCTCCGCGCGGAAAAGCCCGGCGTGGAAATCCAGCTGGAAGCGGATACCCTGGAACAGGTGGAATCCTTCCTCAAGCTGGAAGGGGTGGACCACATCCTGCTGGACAACATGGCGCCGGAAATGCTGAAGCAGGCCGTCGCCCTGCGCGGCGACCGCGCCACTCCCCTGCTGGAAGCCAGCGGCGGCGTCAATCTGGAAACGGTGGCCGCCATTGCGGAATCCGGCGTGGACTTCGTCTCCGTGGGCTACGTCACCCACTCCGCCCCCTCCTTGGACCTGGGGCTGGATTTCAGCGTGGAATAA
- the rpmH gene encoding 50S ribosomal protein L34: protein MSKRTYQPSKRCRKRQFGFRARMATKNGADIIRRRRAKGRKRLLPKGAEIQYKRHTIQHGR, encoded by the coding sequence ATGAGCAAGAGGACTTATCAACCATCCAAGCGTTGCCGCAAGCGTCAGTTCGGATTCCGTGCACGCATGGCTACCAAGAACGGAGCAGACATTATCCGCCGCCGCCGCGCCAAAGGCCGCAAGCGCCTGCTTCCCAAGGGAGCCGAAATCCAGTACAAGCGCCACACCATCCAGCACGGCCGTTAA